The following proteins are encoded in a genomic region of Streptococcus sp. 29892:
- a CDS encoding SP_0009 family protein: MTDSIFKIVEQFLQHSEEKLAELSQKNQELKLEEKDL; the protein is encoded by the coding sequence ATGACAGATTCTATTTTTAAAATTGTAGAGCAATTTCTACAGCATTCGGAAGAGAAGTTGGCAGAGTTGTCTCAAAAAAATCAGGAATTGAAGTTAGAGGAAAAGGATTTATAG